tacagaagacgaatgtgaatgggtcgttctcagatcttcgtttagaagatcaagtactatAGTCAGATTGCTTCATTAGTTATCTTAgtaatttatcaaaactgttttttgCATTTGTGTTTAATTTACGGGAAAATGATAATTATGAAACActcgaatttaatatatttcaggtgaTACCAGGTTGTCTAGTCGTGTTAAAGATTTTGAGACAACAGCTTTTACATTAAACCACACTGACTGGATTACCTTTTGGACTTATTATGTCCTTTTTACTTAATACAAAATACGAAATAAAGACAAGAATACATTCTGATTACAAGTGTTAGATAAGCAGAAAATCAATGCTTATGTAATTTTATCTCGTTATCCATGTGAGTATGGTTGGAATgattatgtttatattttgtaagacATCATTACAATACACGACAAATATGTCTTTTAAGAGACGtcataaagacatttttaaaagacGTGAACgtacctttaaaaacaaaaaaaaaaaaaaaacaacgtgaaAACGTCTCCAAAAAGACGTCTTTAAGACGTCTCTAAAAAGACGTGAATGcacctttcaaaaacaacaaaaaaacgttATAAAGATGTCTCTGAAAGACGTCATAGCAACCAAAaaagacgtcttttgtttgctgggttTGTAGAATGACCAAAGTACATAAATATATGGCAAAAGATGTATGTTCATATTCTATAAAGTCTAAGCTATTGAAGCACCAAAGATGTTTGATTGTGTATTGTACGGGATAATACAAAACCGTACATTTCGCAATCTATCTCTTTAATGTTTTTATCGGAAATTTTAGTGTTTCATGCATTTGGAGCTATGTGGCTTCTGTCGTcgattttgtttgttaaatatgAGGTGCTAGGAAAGCATATAACAGTTACATATTGTCcagtaacaaagaagagtaacaatttgaaattaaaaagacaaattttggaaaattttaagtaaatattgGTGATAAACCTACACAAATACGTGAGGAAAATAATATATTGAACTATATATAGGGCGGTTCATgtataagtaatattttttttctggtttcagttatcatgaaaaGTACAATTAGTTCTGGTGGACCTGCCAACGTTGCTCGAATTGGCAAAGAACGCTTCAACTTCTTCAATTTTAACCCCGATCCAACGATCCGACACACATTCTGGACATTAGTTATTGGATCCATTCCTCAATATTTCTACCCGGCTATAACACAGGCAGGGGTGCAACGAATAATAGCTACACCAAATGTTAACACTGCACGGAGAATGTTGTATATTGCTGCCCCAACATATTGCATTGTTTGGATTATAGTTTTGTTAGAGGGAGTATCCGTATTTGCTTATCATAGTTTAAGAGGTTGCGATCGGCAGGTTACCAACCCAAACCAGATAATACCATTCACGATACTTGAAATGTTTCACAACTTCCAAAGAATGTCTGGTTTGTTTATTGCAGCTCTTTCAGCTGCATCTTTGAGCACGATTTCTTCAGGATTAAGTGGACTGGCAGCGGTCACGTGCATCGATCTTTTAAAAGTTCTCAAACCGAATATTACTGATCAAGCAgcaacaaatatatcaaaactcTTTGTTTTCATGTATGGAATTATTTCAACATCTTTTGCTCTATTGGTTACCAATGCGAAAGGGGCTTTAGGTGAactaatgtttgttttttctggAGCTGTTGCAGGGCCAGAAACAGGAATGTTTCTTGTGTCAGTTTTCTTCCGTCGTAGCCAGCCAAAGGCTGTTTTGTTCGCCACATGTGTTGGTGTAGGTTTTAGTCTATGGCTGATGTTGGGGCAGACGTTCTTCTCAGATTTGACAAGAACATCGTATCTTCCTCTAGGACCTACAGACCATTGTTCAGGTTATCAAAATACTACGACAGCAACTATTTCATTGGAAAATACACAAATTCCTATTAGTTATTTATCATCAACAGCATCATCCTTAAATACATCTAAACCCCTGAATAGCAGATCAACGTCTGGATTAAAAACTTTCTACTCAATatcttacatgtatattcatttgttAGGAACAGttacaacaataattatagcagtgGTAGGAAGTCTGTTACCACTGTCTAAAGAACAGCACTTGCCCGTTGTCGATGAACGCTGCATGCTTCCGTTTTCTATATTTATTCCGTCTTTCTTTCAAAGACCGTTCCATAAATGTAGAGCGAAGGAACAGCGCAAACAAAATGATATTGTTGAAGACGAAACCGATGAAATATTGTCAGGAGAACAATGTACAAACGTCTGAGAGCATTTGCTTATGTTATTTTTTGCCcagactattttatttttttttgtcagacaATAAAGTGGCCTTTTGTTTAACGTTTTTGCATATGTATTTATGTGTGTAAAGCTCCATGTAGTTATTTTATTTGACTGTTTTGATTTGAATCCCTATAGTAAGTAATAGTAAGTGAAAGAAAAAGGTGCACATTTATTTCCGCCGACAAGTAATATTTGGCCGTATGGTGGATTTATCTCACTGGCCATAAACCTAAAAACatatattatcaagataattCTTTATTACTCAATAACCTTAAATATAACTTCACATAATGGTTgggttataaatatatttaacacaTGTTTGACGACTTGGGAGTGAAATGAAATCATTACATAATTTAGTCATCTCATCAGTCTATTCTTACatattctttttgtttgtttgtttgaggCTCCTTTCGGGTAACCAGATTATTTTCTATATCTTTTGTACATACATACAGACATACATTTACATATTGCATATATAATGTCATAACATTAACATATACATtgtctttatttttcatttaaaatataatatattattgtattgcAAAGTAGATAAAAACTAAATGTAGTGTGCACCTTTTAGTAAAGTTGCTTACTTTTTGTCTCAAACTACAAATAGcaacccagctggcttacggaaggtcggtggttctacccaggtgcccgctcgacatgaaataatgcacggaggggcacttggggtattcctccaccatcaaagttgggaagtcgccatatgacctataattgtgtcggtgcgacgttaaacccaacaaaaataaaaagaaaccacAAATAAAAGAAAGAAGACAGTAACATACCGAGGGAGGAAGGTAATATCATATTGCTTTTGGTCAGGCTGAAAACTGTCATTCTTTTATTATTGTCATCTATATTTGTacttattaacccttagcctgctgtgtttgcgaccagtgcagaccaagatcagcctgcacatccatgcagtctgatcatggtctgcactgttcgctatttaatCAGTTAAttgtcagtgaacaccccttcgaaaaataGATGGTAtttaccaaattgaatgatggaccagtccattgtagaaatttagcagggtaaagattaagaGGTTTCTTATATTTAACTACGATATGTTAGGAACTAGAAAACCGAGACCGTTTCAAATTGTGTTTGTCTAACTTGGTTTTTACTAgaacaatttcattttctactGCTAGTCTATTATTGAGAAAGGTTTTAATGGGCTCAAATGTTGGAATTGTTTTCCtatatttcattctaaatataaaaaaattgcaaagaattataataaagttaacaactttattatttcttttgttgtcgAATATGCAGAAACAAACATCTTTGTAACTTAAACAATAGTTTAAGCCTTTAGagtttaagaaaaatgataatcTAGGACCATAAATTCTGTACATGTGGACATTCAAAAAATAAGTGTTCAATAGTTTCTGTATTTATATTACAGAAGACGCAGAGGGTTGATGGTACTAATCAGTATGTAAAGAGATATTTACTGGTTGGTATTAATCTCATTAAGAATCTGTATTGGACATTTCTCAATAGTGTATCGATTGTTGTTGAATATGGAATGCTGTAAATATGTTTCCAATTTAAATTgccatttaaaaagttttgttccatttatattcagATTTACTAGTTTCTatctttttattctttatgtatATTGTGTAAAACTGATTTGGTTTTTACATCTCTTTATCCTTTGTAACAGTATTGCCAACGTCCCCCGCCTAGGGACATTTCTTCACAAAACATACTACATACCATCACACCATCTTCCAACGTATAGGGCAACATATTAACTGTGTATAAAAATAATagctatatatcatataattcttGAAGtcattatgaagtttgaaaatgtctagAAATCTATAaatggtgaatgctttcaaatgctaatgatttaatgtgatattatttttaaattggtaataaagaaaataaataaaactataatgaaatattttatcatatttaagggaggtaattaataaagaAGGTTCTgttttgactgagcctgttcatggacggtagtggaaatgcatactaccgtccacgccatctaaccacgggttgagcagaactcaacatttacacatgctacaaatacaaaaaataatttagagacatccgcagatgtgttcatacaaattacgtgtaattccatgaaaggCGGCGTATTGTCCCCAGTTTgctctaaacaaaaaaaaaaaaaaaaaaaaaaaaaaaaaataaaaaaaaaaaaataaaataaaaaacaatgggcagaacgaaataaactgaaatttagaCAGGGGGTCTGATGTTATAGAGtgtgcatatcacagaaactgccgaaagacaaaattaaaaagcaggcaccatatccaaggggtgattatacactacccaaagctatgaaagcgggagtattggatcTTTACGATCTTTAAGAGCTTGTCaatacgttcgtactcatccgtactcgaaATGTTTTCGTACTCAAAATAAATCGAATGTAAGTCATCATTCTTGAAAGTTATTAgttttgaaattgtgttcctgtttttcaaatgtttaagtaatatgcaaaaaagggtaatgtcatgtttgtaataacaagaaataaaaacaatcgtTTAAAACCCTTCAGTTAATGCTTTTGGTAATGTTGTTGATTGGTGGAGCTTGGTAATAGatatttcaaacatgtttaccgtttcaaAGAACagaagaatggtaaataaaaattgtaccggaatcgtaaagtcgtCACATCCGAAACCAATAATTTTAGTCTTCGTGTCATGTTTTTCACGCAataatagcgacaatacacgtttggtttgtgtattaacgtctacagaagcccttgggagtttttgtgacctcgaccttaaGGCTCGGTCACAAATATTCCTGCgtgcttctgcagacgttaatatggggataatacatttttttatgtaTCAAAACAGGATTTTTCTCCCGTCACATTAAGAgctttgaaatattgtaaaaagtaaGGTTTAGGATTATATCTtcaaaaacacagaaatatttgataaacgaacaatatCTTTTAACAATCTACCTGACTATTACATGTtgtgccgtactgtcccgtacaatggatacttaaaatgttctcaaaaagttgaataccatttgtaaagaaataaaaataaacaatttctgaAAACTACGTTCAGCCTAGTAATGTggaatttcagcactgggacattattgcaagaaacaaagatatgtaacagttcttcgAACATGGTTAGTTTTTAAAGGCGGTGAACTGTCCGAATGTGAGGTCCCTTCATGCagcccttttccagaattcaatgtatatatccaaAAACTGTCAGTTGTTGAATGtgcagagtaatatacatgttttatatgctgttcaattttcatgtgaaaacaACCCTTTCTACAATTTGGTGTTTCTCAAATTGTAAGGCTAAGTCTTAAGTCAATTTGTGAATTGATTAAATACTATATATTCGTAGAGACTGTTGCGTGTACACACGTTTGGCTTCGTTTTgtttgttgtgttgtgttgtttgATTTGAACTTAAACTATTAATTTGTTTTCGTTTCTGTAAGTTATGGTTgttcattttgtaattttgatgCATATAAATTAGGAGATATCTTGAATGCTGATTAGTCGTTTGTGTTCATAGGCTTGCTTTGAGTGTTAGCGCTGTATGAAATTATATTctgcttttttatttcatatttttgacttagtttttcaatttaaattgattttggttaaagtttgtgcaGGTCAagcataagtattgaaatattgaaatattgaaatattttgtatcagTATAGGCAGTGTAAATCtcaaattttataagaaaaataaatgtgTTGTTAGTGTTAATTCAGTTATAAAGTGCCTATGTTCCTATGTCCATGTCTATATTGTATAACAATAAAGTAAGGGGAAACTAGAAAAATACGCTTAGGTGGAAAATGCTTTTTATGCTAAAGGGTAGAATTACACATAATCCCAGGCAAAACAAACTACCCTGAAACAACGCCACAATCCTGACACAGGATGGCTAAACTACCCCCAAAGTCCCAGCACCAACCTCCGGGCACAGGCTGGCTTAACTTCCTAAAAAGCCCCAGCACCAACCTCCGGACACAGGCTGGCTTAACTTCCCCAAAGTCCCAGCACCAACCTCCGGACACAGGCTGGCTTAACATCCCCAAAACCCCAGCACCAACCTCCGGACACAGACTGGCTTAACATCCCCAAAAGCCCCAGCACCAACTTTCTGTCAAAGGCTGGGTACGCTACCCCCAATACCCTAGCTCTTTTTTCTCACACATGCGGTGTAGACAGTGTTTTTTAATGCGTCTAATGTAACGATAAACAAAATACAAGTTCCATAATAGGCGAAATTCTAAACCAATAAAAGAAGAAGCAAGTGTTTTTGCTGTAGTGTTGGTACTTGAAATCGTTTTACGTGTTACATGTATATGACGAAGTTAATGCATAATCTAACAAAAGCACATCTGTTAGGACAGACGTGTAAATGCATACCACTGTCACGTTTTCTACCTGACTATGTGACTAATTAGCTTCAATTAGATACATTTATGATAACAATATAATGTTATTCGTCATTATTGTTATCGAACATGCAATATCACTATCTAAATGTATGAGCTACGTGTGTTGTTGCTACTGACACAGATCTTGTACAACCAGCTATGATATATAACTAGTACATTCCCttttcaagaaaataatatattggTGCAGGAAAGATTGTGGTATATTCTTATCAATACATCTAAACCCTGACTGTGCCTGTGTCACAACACTTTATCGTTCCCATATACGATGGAGGTGAACATTTGGTCTTCTGTTATTCTTTAAAGGTGTATACTGGTGACTTTTTATTTCAGACTGTGCTTTTATATGTACAGTTACGGTATCCTTTCATATCGCAATAATGatagcagaacagaacagaacagaacagatattttattaacgtATACAATACATAGCAAAGACACATACAATCATTTTCCGCTCTTGTAAAGTAGAGTCTAGTTGATTTGCGCCAATACCTAAGGCAATGGCGTTCtgtcaataattgtttttttatagTGAACTATAATCCACAATGCAGAAaagaattttattgaaaatcaatttcttaatgtaaaatgtaaaaggtTGTTGATAATTAGTTTTGTTGCATAGTTTACTATCAtgacatttattttcttttattttcttccaTAGGATATACATAATTTATGTCTAAACATCGCACGATCACTTTGTGTTTCAGTATGTCTTTTTAAACCTCATGAAGTGccaaagaaattatttatttatttatttatttattttgggtttacggcgcaccaacacagtttaAGAAGTAGCAAATTAAAATGGGAACATAGTATTTTGGCAAATATTGCCTCTAATATTATAGACAATGACATTCAAACAAAATAACGATAAGGCTTAAAGTTCGTGCATGCTTTTCCTCTGACATTGTagtcaatgaaatttaaacaaaaaagttcCTCTCACATTGTAGGCAgtgacattaaaacaaaaatatttcctcTCATATTGTAGGCaatgacattaaaataaaaatatcctCTCACACTGTAGTCAATGTCAGTAAGACAAAAAATATTTGCTCTGACAATGTAttcaatgatattaaaaatatttcctctGACATTGTAGACCATgacattaaaataacaataaagttttatgtttttacatgcCTTATTTATAAGTTCCTATCCAGGTGGTGCTTTCAATTGTTTCAggtaatttttaattattatatatacagatgtactttcattttcaacgCAAACCAGTGCCAACTTGATGTTCACCCGCTGTGAGTTGTAGTCTAAGGAGTCTGTTTTTAGAACGTTCCCTGTTAGATATTCATCTATGTTTTCTGggtaattttgataatttcatgATCATAATATTATTCATGATGATAAATAATACTGAgtctttgaaaatattcaaagtcttTGAACATATACGAGGATATAGTGGCGGAGTCATTTACAAATCagcaaaatgttaatattttttcctCAAAGTGTAATTTTTATGTCCGACACATAGAGTGTGTATGACATATCAAGTTCGTGCGACACATAGAGTATGTGCGATGTATTGAGTATGTACGACACATTGAGTATGTATGACATATCGAGTATGTATGGTATATCGATATCGCAATATTATGTCTAAGTAACGACGGAATGTAGACAATTTTTGTATTCATCATTCATACAGTCAACCGTTATATTCTGGCTAATGCTATTATTTCTCGTGTTATATCTAGTACATAATGTTACTACAGAATACCATACAATTAAGGTCAAGGACTAACCTGTTTTTGCAAAAGTATAACAAGTCATTAAAAACTTGTTATTGTACTATtcaattgacctgtcaaaacatgtccccggctttcatgttaatcttacaTAGGCTccaacagaatataatgaaagccgggtccatgtttggacaggtcaaataaattgtacaataatcGAACGAAATCTGCGTTATTAGCAAATGAAAATGTAGTACTGCCTTAATTGCTTTAAACAGATGTAATTAGGAAATGGTCGATAAAAGTTCCGTATGTCTGTAAATTGATGATTATCTGGCATCTAAAGGTTCACAATCTATGAGTACGAAACACGTTAGACCTTTGTACTTCCTACTTTTTACTTATTAGTTATCACAGGCTTAAAACTAATTTGTTACAGAGGCTAAATGCTAGAGTCACATGCATGGATTTATTTATGTTAGAAAGCGCATACAATGTTCAGGAAAGGAGTTGCTAATTTTACAACCTACAGAATATTGATTAAGATAAAAGAGCCTGCTGTTAACCTGATGTTTCTATTTCCTTAGTATTGTTTCCAAACCTTTCagctgtagaaaaaaatatgaaaaaggttAAACATTTTACCCATCAACTATGACTGTAAGCTAGCTAAGTAATTATATATCTACTCATTTATTGGTATGTGAACACTCTCCATAAGACCGATGTTTGTTCCTGTATTTAATCTTTtagtttgtttattaaattttgatcatatctaattaaaacatgtttgactaTCAACAAAAAGATGTAGTTTGTTCTATGTTTTGTCATTTACTTTCGATCACTCCAAAGTACATGAAAGTCGATATAAGTCGCGAAAAAGTATTGCTATGACACTAACGTTTACTCTTAACAGACAATATATCATCACCATTGTCAGAACGTTAACACATGCCACGATTGTTTTTTAAGCATACAAATCAGGAAACTACTATGTTGTGTGCATTTAGTGGAAAATTATTTTCGTGGTAAGTTCCGATATGTAAAGTTTTCTTAGTGTTTTTGTATATGTGATTGTCTTGTTGTTCAGTACCCTTAATATATATATGGCTTACAGTTCAGTTCCCATATAGGTTTACTTTGTGTTCAGTTTCCGTATATTAAATTGTCTTGGTGTTCAATTTCTGTGTAATGCATTATCTTGGTTTACATTTTCTATGTTTTGTATATCAAATCGTCTTGCTGCTTTTTTTCCCATACATGAAATTTTCTTCCTGCTCAGTTTCAATAAATATCATTGTCTTGATGTTCAGTTTCTGTATCTGaaattgttttgcttttattttaagtttccgTGTAGTAAACGGTCCTGCATTTTagatctaattttttttttgatgaactGCATATTTTTTTGTCTTGCTGTTAAGTTCCCCTGCATGAAATTCCAATATATGAAATTTTCTTGCTGTTTAGATTCTGTATGCGAAATTCTTTCGATGTTCAGTTCCTATACATGAAATTGCGTTATTTTCAGATTTCTTATATAAATCGTTCTTGATGTTCAGTTTCGCTGTAtgaaattgtttttctttgttaaattCCTAAAAATGAAACTGTCTTGGTGTTCAGTTTCTGTATAGGCAATGGCCTAGTTACACTATTCGGATCCCGTAAATGAAATTACCTTGTTGTTCAGTTTCCTTATATAATTTTTCCTTTGTGTTCAATTTCGGTGTATTAAATCGTCTTGTTGTTCATtcccaaaatataaaattttcttgGCGTCTAATTATGATTTATGTAATAGTCTTGCTATACAGTTCCAACTGTGCACTGTCGTCTTTCTGTGTTTAGCTTGTCTCTTTAAGTATGGGTAAATATTGTATACATATGTAATTTCAGAATTAATATGTCTTTCATTATCGGTGACGACTGATGGAAGGTGACAATGCCCCTGCAGGATTAAGACTCTTAACTCAAATTTCTTAGTAATGGTTCAGTCCAAATGTTCTACTATGAACGCAGTCTGACTCTAAAGGACACGCATCTGTGTACTAAAATCACATTACGGAGTTACCTTTGTCTTAGAGACACAGTGTAGTGCTGTTTAGTGCTATACTATAGAATAAACATAGCTTCCGAAATATTGTAAATTCGATTAAGATTTTTTATCCGTTTAAGGGCTGTTCCGTAGGCCACCTATAACTTTCTGATAATGAAAAAAGCTATTATTTAGCAATAAACAATGCAAATAGATCACTGCTGCTTTGAATTAGAAACATGTCGTCTTCTAGTATACTACAGGGCGGATTAGACGACTTAATTACTATGCTTATGTTGGATTACAACTGTGGGATTATCGTATGATTTTCTCTAGTATGGTATTACAActgaacatattttttaaaaccacGATATATACTTCACAAAAGATGAAGATTATTATAAATatggaaatattaaaaaaagcgTACTCAGTGTATTGAAATGTAAACGAAATCTATAATTCGTAATGCGAAA
This window of the Mercenaria mercenaria strain notata chromosome 5, MADL_Memer_1, whole genome shotgun sequence genome carries:
- the LOC128557316 gene encoding sodium-coupled monocarboxylate transporter 1-like; this translates as MNEQFLYKRAFGTIDYVVFGALIMVSIAIGIFFAIKDKKRNTSFNYFLGDRNMKTIPVALSFVVTFQSSIMMLGTPAEVYTYGIQYAIGAIGVSVAYLLIILIVVPLFHPLNVTSVYEYYQLRYGTKSVRYLGVILGVIYYTLYMGIVLFGTALAIQSTTGLPVWMSTVTFAAAATLYTSIGGIKAVIWTDVFQSIIMLSGILAVIMKSTISSGGPANVARIGKERFNFFNFNPDPTIRHTFWTLVIGSIPQYFYPAITQAGVQRIIATPNVNTARRMLYIAAPTYCIVWIIVLLEGVSVFAYHSLRGCDRQVTNPNQIIPFTILEMFHNFQRMSGLFIAALSAASLSTISSGLSGLAAVTCIDLLKVLKPNITDQAATNISKLFVFMYGIISTSFALLVTNAKGALGELMFVFSGAVAGPETGMFLVSVFFRRSQPKAVLFATCVGVGFSLWLMLGQTFFSDLTRTSYLPLGPTDHCSGYQNTTTATISLENTQIPISYLSSTASSLNTSKPLNSRSTSGLKTFYSISYMYIHLLGTVTTIIIAVVGSLLPLSKEQHLPVVDERCMLPFSIFIPSFFQRPFHKCRAKEQRKQNDIVEDETDEILSGEQCTNV